The following are encoded together in the Salvelinus alpinus chromosome 37, SLU_Salpinus.1, whole genome shotgun sequence genome:
- the LOC139565935 gene encoding host cell factor 2-like isoform X2, with protein MDRTPVCSVPDGTMDPLWKKVNSFTGPIPRSRHGHRAVAIRELIIVFGGGNEGIAEELHVYNTAVRGDIPPGCAAHGFACEGTRILVFGGMVEFGKYNNSLYELQASRWLWKKLKPRPPKNGMPPPCPRLGHSFTLIGNKCYLFGGLANDSEDPNGNVPRYLDDFYELELQSVSGVKGWNIPDTKGVGPWARESHTSVAYTGTGSPKLYIFGGMRGSRLDDLWQLDLESMTWSIPDTKGPPPLPRSLHSANVIENKMYVFGGWVPVPETDTPNALGAEWICTNSLSVLNLDTMTWQSLGPDQQQWQTVSQGDQQGQGDQEEPQPNSGGPRARAGHCAASVGSRLYIWSGRDGYRKSWNYQVCCKDLWYLETERPSTPAAVLLVKSTVNMLHVAWRPLPAAECYILQLQPVSSSNTPANPTARPSTGGQDRNPQDQDVQSAQVPDDPTSQEAQKTSQQEVAAGQKVTPVEVSEAVRDPHLEGESDASGKTHSEPLGQEGDPTKTSQRSDTMASSEHQPGQEPDSTSSDPNTVKCKVSGEKSDESEWFDAGVFKTLFSEVTHYYLPPENDIIPTIYSRPTNTKEIKLQGPQDYEWREKQELCPGVAYRFRVAGINSCGQGDFSPASEFKTCQPGFPGAPSAVKITKANDSVHITWDSPTSPSGKILEYSMYLAVRKSRSSSSERPGQLAFIRIYRGTKTSCTVSPAHLANAYIDSSAPNRPAVVFRIAAKNEQGYGPATQIRWLQDASKLKASSSQPDGSPTEAEQEAADSSG; from the exons ATGGACCGAACCCCGGTGTGTAGCGTTCCTGACGGAACAATGGACCCTTTATGGAAAAAAGTCAACTCATTTACTGGACCTATTCCCCGGTCAAGACACGGACACCGAGCAGTGGCTATTCGGGAACTTATTATCGTGTTTGGAGGTGGAAACGAGGGGATAGCGGAGGAGCTCCATGTTTACAACACCG CGGTGAGAGGGGACATCCCTCCAGGCTGTGCTGCCCATGGTTTTGCCTGTGAGGGAACCCGCATCCTCGTCTTTGGCGGCATGGTGGAATTTGGCAAATACAACAACAGCCTGTACGAGCTACAG GCGAGCCGCTGGCTGTGGAAGAAGCTGAAACCCAGGCCACCCAAGAACGGCATGCCGCCTCCATGTCCCCGCCTCGGACACAGCTTCACCCTCATTGGGAACAAGTGCTACCTGTTTGGGGGACTGGCCAATGACAGTGAGGACCCTAATGGCAATGTCCCAAG GTACCTAGATGACTTTTATGAGCTGGAGCTGCAGTCAGTGTCAGGGGTGAAGGGTTGGAACATTCCGGATACTAAGGGTGTGGGTCCGTGGGCTCGAGAGTCCCACACCTCGGTGGCATACACTGGGACAGGCTCCCCCAAACTCTACATCTTCGGAGGGATGAGAGGCAGTCGCCTTGACGACCTCTGGCAGCTTGACCTCG AATCTATGACATGGTCTATACCTGACACTAAAggaccccctcctctacccagaAGCCTTCACTCTGCCAACGTTATAGAAAACAA GATGTATGTTTTCGGGGGATGGGTCCCCGTTCCAGAGACAGACACACCTAACGCCCTGGGAGCTGAATGGATCTGTACCAACTCCTTATCCGTGCTCAACTTAG ACACCATGACATGGCAGAGCCTTGGCCCAGATCAGCAACAGTGGCAGACAGTGAGCCAGGGAGACCAGCAGGGTCAGGGGGACCAGGAAGAGCCCCAGCCCAACAGCGGGGGACCCCGAGCCAGAGCAGGCCACTGTGCTGCCTCTGTCGGCTCCCGCCTCTACATCTGGAGCGGCCGTGACGGCTACCGGAAGAGTTGGAACTACCAGGTGTGCTGCAAGGACCTGTGGTATCTGGAGACAG AGCGGCCCTCCACCCCAGCAGCAGTACTACTGGTCAAGTCCACCGTCAACATGCTCCATGTGGCCTGGCGCCCCCTACCTGCAGCAGAGTGTTACATCCTCCAGCTGCAGCCCGTCTCCTCCTCTAACACCCCAGCCAACCCCACAGCCCGACCCAGCACAGGTGGCCAGGATAGGAACCCCCAGGACCAAG ATGTCCAGTCAGCTCAGGTCCCAGACGACCCCACCTCACAGGAAGCCCAGAAGACGTCCCAACAG GAGGTGGCTGCAGGGCAGAAGGTGACTCCCGTGGAAGTGTCAGAGGCTGTTCGAGACCCCCATCTAGAGGGAGAAAGTGATGCTAGTGGAAAAACACACTCCGAGCCCTTGGGACAGGAGGGTGACCCCACAAAAACCTCCCAGCGCTCAGACACAATGGCGAGCAGTGAGCACCAGCCAG GACAAGAACCTGACAGCACTTCCTCAGATCCCAACACTGTCAAATGCAAG GTATCTGGTGAGAAATCAGATGAGTCTGAGTGGTTTGATGCTGGAGTGTTCAAAACCCTGTTCTCTGAGGTTACCCACTACTACCTGCCACCTGAGAATGACATTATTCCCACCATCTACAGCAGACCCACTAACACTAAAGAG ATTAAGTTGCAGGGGCCTCAGGACTATGAGTGGAGGGAGAAGCAGGAACTGTGTCCAGGTGTAGCCTACAGGTTCAGAGTAGCAGGCATCAACAGCTGTGGTCAGGGAGACTTCAGCCCTGCCAGCGAGTTCAAAACCTGCCAGCCCGGCTTTCCCGGAGCGCCCTCAGCTGTCAAGATCACCAAG gcTAATGACTCTGTCCACATCACGTGGGACTCCCCCACCTCCCCGTCAGGTAAGATCCTGGAGTACTCCATGTACCTGGCAGTGAGGAAGAGCCGGTCCAGCAGCTCTGAGCGTCCTGGCCAGCTGGCCTTCATCAGGATCTACCGCGGCACCAAGACCTCTTGCACCGTCAGCCCCGCCCACCTGGCCAACGCCTACATCGACAGCTCCGCCCCCAACCGGCCAGCTGTCGTCTTCCGCATCGCGGCCAAGAACGAGCAGGGCTACGGGCCCGCCACACAGATCCGCTGGCTACAGG ATGCCAGTAAACTCAAAGCCTCGTCGTCACAACCAGATGGCAGCCCCACGGAAGCAGAACAGGAGGCAGCAGACAG CTCAGGTTGA
- the LOC139565935 gene encoding host cell factor 2-like isoform X1 encodes MDRTPVCSVPDGTMDPLWKKVNSFTGPIPRSRHGHRAVAIRELIIVFGGGNEGIAEELHVYNTVSKQWFLPAVRGDIPPGCAAHGFACEGTRILVFGGMVEFGKYNNSLYELQASRWLWKKLKPRPPKNGMPPPCPRLGHSFTLIGNKCYLFGGLANDSEDPNGNVPRYLDDFYELELQSVSGVKGWNIPDTKGVGPWARESHTSVAYTGTGSPKLYIFGGMRGSRLDDLWQLDLESMTWSIPDTKGPPPLPRSLHSANVIENKMYVFGGWVPVPETDTPNALGAEWICTNSLSVLNLDTMTWQSLGPDQQQWQTVSQGDQQGQGDQEEPQPNSGGPRARAGHCAASVGSRLYIWSGRDGYRKSWNYQVCCKDLWYLETERPSTPAAVLLVKSTVNMLHVAWRPLPAAECYILQLQPVSSSNTPANPTARPSTGGQDRNPQDQDVQSAQVPDDPTSQEAQKTSQQEVAAGQKVTPVEVSEAVRDPHLEGESDASGKTHSEPLGQEGDPTKTSQRSDTMASSEHQPGQEPDSTSSDPNTVKCKVSGEKSDESEWFDAGVFKTLFSEVTHYYLPPENDIIPTIYSRPTNTKEIKLQGPQDYEWREKQELCPGVAYRFRVAGINSCGQGDFSPASEFKTCQPGFPGAPSAVKITKANDSVHITWDSPTSPSGKILEYSMYLAVRKSRSSSSERPGQLAFIRIYRGTKTSCTVSPAHLANAYIDSSAPNRPAVVFRIAAKNEQGYGPATQIRWLQDASKLKASSSQPDGSPTEAEQEAADSSG; translated from the exons ATGGACCGAACCCCGGTGTGTAGCGTTCCTGACGGAACAATGGACCCTTTATGGAAAAAAGTCAACTCATTTACTGGACCTATTCCCCGGTCAAGACACGGACACCGAGCAGTGGCTATTCGGGAACTTATTATCGTGTTTGGAGGTGGAAACGAGGGGATAGCGGAGGAGCTCCATGTTTACAACACCG TCTCTAAGCAGTGGTTTCTCCCAGCGGTGAGAGGGGACATCCCTCCAGGCTGTGCTGCCCATGGTTTTGCCTGTGAGGGAACCCGCATCCTCGTCTTTGGCGGCATGGTGGAATTTGGCAAATACAACAACAGCCTGTACGAGCTACAG GCGAGCCGCTGGCTGTGGAAGAAGCTGAAACCCAGGCCACCCAAGAACGGCATGCCGCCTCCATGTCCCCGCCTCGGACACAGCTTCACCCTCATTGGGAACAAGTGCTACCTGTTTGGGGGACTGGCCAATGACAGTGAGGACCCTAATGGCAATGTCCCAAG GTACCTAGATGACTTTTATGAGCTGGAGCTGCAGTCAGTGTCAGGGGTGAAGGGTTGGAACATTCCGGATACTAAGGGTGTGGGTCCGTGGGCTCGAGAGTCCCACACCTCGGTGGCATACACTGGGACAGGCTCCCCCAAACTCTACATCTTCGGAGGGATGAGAGGCAGTCGCCTTGACGACCTCTGGCAGCTTGACCTCG AATCTATGACATGGTCTATACCTGACACTAAAggaccccctcctctacccagaAGCCTTCACTCTGCCAACGTTATAGAAAACAA GATGTATGTTTTCGGGGGATGGGTCCCCGTTCCAGAGACAGACACACCTAACGCCCTGGGAGCTGAATGGATCTGTACCAACTCCTTATCCGTGCTCAACTTAG ACACCATGACATGGCAGAGCCTTGGCCCAGATCAGCAACAGTGGCAGACAGTGAGCCAGGGAGACCAGCAGGGTCAGGGGGACCAGGAAGAGCCCCAGCCCAACAGCGGGGGACCCCGAGCCAGAGCAGGCCACTGTGCTGCCTCTGTCGGCTCCCGCCTCTACATCTGGAGCGGCCGTGACGGCTACCGGAAGAGTTGGAACTACCAGGTGTGCTGCAAGGACCTGTGGTATCTGGAGACAG AGCGGCCCTCCACCCCAGCAGCAGTACTACTGGTCAAGTCCACCGTCAACATGCTCCATGTGGCCTGGCGCCCCCTACCTGCAGCAGAGTGTTACATCCTCCAGCTGCAGCCCGTCTCCTCCTCTAACACCCCAGCCAACCCCACAGCCCGACCCAGCACAGGTGGCCAGGATAGGAACCCCCAGGACCAAG ATGTCCAGTCAGCTCAGGTCCCAGACGACCCCACCTCACAGGAAGCCCAGAAGACGTCCCAACAG GAGGTGGCTGCAGGGCAGAAGGTGACTCCCGTGGAAGTGTCAGAGGCTGTTCGAGACCCCCATCTAGAGGGAGAAAGTGATGCTAGTGGAAAAACACACTCCGAGCCCTTGGGACAGGAGGGTGACCCCACAAAAACCTCCCAGCGCTCAGACACAATGGCGAGCAGTGAGCACCAGCCAG GACAAGAACCTGACAGCACTTCCTCAGATCCCAACACTGTCAAATGCAAG GTATCTGGTGAGAAATCAGATGAGTCTGAGTGGTTTGATGCTGGAGTGTTCAAAACCCTGTTCTCTGAGGTTACCCACTACTACCTGCCACCTGAGAATGACATTATTCCCACCATCTACAGCAGACCCACTAACACTAAAGAG ATTAAGTTGCAGGGGCCTCAGGACTATGAGTGGAGGGAGAAGCAGGAACTGTGTCCAGGTGTAGCCTACAGGTTCAGAGTAGCAGGCATCAACAGCTGTGGTCAGGGAGACTTCAGCCCTGCCAGCGAGTTCAAAACCTGCCAGCCCGGCTTTCCCGGAGCGCCCTCAGCTGTCAAGATCACCAAG gcTAATGACTCTGTCCACATCACGTGGGACTCCCCCACCTCCCCGTCAGGTAAGATCCTGGAGTACTCCATGTACCTGGCAGTGAGGAAGAGCCGGTCCAGCAGCTCTGAGCGTCCTGGCCAGCTGGCCTTCATCAGGATCTACCGCGGCACCAAGACCTCTTGCACCGTCAGCCCCGCCCACCTGGCCAACGCCTACATCGACAGCTCCGCCCCCAACCGGCCAGCTGTCGTCTTCCGCATCGCGGCCAAGAACGAGCAGGGCTACGGGCCCGCCACACAGATCCGCTGGCTACAGG ATGCCAGTAAACTCAAAGCCTCGTCGTCACAACCAGATGGCAGCCCCACGGAAGCAGAACAGGAGGCAGCAGACAG CTCAGGTTGA